The following proteins are encoded in a genomic region of Astatotilapia calliptera chromosome 22, fAstCal1.2, whole genome shotgun sequence:
- the LOC113014633 gene encoding low affinity immunoglobulin gamma Fc region receptor II-b-like: MKTAAISLLIGVCVLLQSALTVSAVSLSVSPNLQQFFSGPSSVYLTCVDDGQIVDGWTVKRTRGGLTEDCGAAAGFGEFKSYTCILSDISEPDSASYWCETSSGQRSDQINITVTEKHLILEVPALPVRTGSDVTLRCRQRNGGTVQGYFSIKGSSVGPKREHSITNIQQSDEGLYWCSTDDGGKSPQSFLRVRGQIPPVNSPLFFTLSIHHPASPSLPPSLLVTVVASLVSVVLLVLVVGGVLFFCKGNKRR; encoded by the exons gtgtgtgtgtgctgctgcagtCTGCACTGACTGTTTCTGCAG tgtctctgtctgtcagccCAAACCTTCAGCAGTTCTTCAGTGGACCTTCTTCAGTGTATCTGACTTGTGTTGATGATGGACAGATAGTTGATGGATGGACAGTGAAGAGGACCAGAGGAGGACTTACTGAGGACTGTGGAGCAGCTGCAGGCTTTGGGGAGTTTAAAAGTTACACCTGTATCCTCTCAGACATCTCCGAGCCAGACTCTGCAAGTTACTGGTGTGAAACCAGTTCTGGACAGAGGAgtgatcagatcaacatcactGTAACTG AAAAACATCTTATCCTTGAGGTTCCTGCACTTCCTGtgaggacaggaagtgatgtcacactGCGCTGCAGACAAAGGAATGGTGGCACAGTTCAGGGTTATTTCTCCATTAAAGGAAGTTCTGTTGGTCCTAAACGAGAGCACAGCATCACTAACATCCAgcagtctgatgaaggcctctactgGTGCTCTACTGATGACGGTGGAAAGTCTCCTCAGAGCTTtctgagggtcagaggtcagat tcctcctgtaaactctcctcttttttttactctttccaTTCACCACCCAgcctccccctcccttcctccgTCTCTCCTGGTCACAGTTGTAGCAAGTCTCGTCTCTGTGGTTCTCCTGGTTCTAGTTGTGGGTGGAGTTCTGTTCTTCTGCAAGGGAAATAAAAG